One window from the genome of Schistocerca nitens isolate TAMUIC-IGC-003100 unplaced genomic scaffold, iqSchNite1.1 HiC_scaffold_215, whole genome shotgun sequence encodes:
- the LOC126220926 gene encoding uncharacterized protein LOC126220926, with protein MHVRQHRYPYTRPPIAHSRSVFNIINGAPAARRGRSHDAAATFAPTHSRTAKQLADPPTQHSRQTKTTAAAATKQNKHLAPSVRQKTNGQAHRPLLTTTTQRHAAPFPPLSIHSARDPVVDDDTRRARFPQPTPFRHYARLHPTPVATALLHALSPPPPPPPPPPPPPPLSPFPYTTTQPKTHSRPKHNNMARASAHTPNQSPSTQPHARHGKTGVLPRCHQSSTNNHTGGTTNNCRPAGNHQTHIPARHHTPLGSRFAKT; from the coding sequence atgcacgtacgacaacaccgctacccgtacacaaggcctcccattgcacacagccgctctgtgttcaacatcatcaatggcgcgcccgcggctcgtcgcggtcgcagccatgacgccgccgccacttttgcaccaacacattcacgcaccgcaaaacagctcgccgacccaccgacacagcacagccgacaaacaaaaacaaccgcggcggcggcaacaaaacaaaacaaacacctcgcaccaagcgtccgacagaaaacaaacggacaggcacacaggcctctgctaacgaccacgacacagcggcacgctgcccctttcccgccactctcgattcacagcgcacgcgaccccgtcgtcgacgacgacacgcgacgggctcgcttcccgcaacctacacctttccgccactacgcacggctccacccgacgcccgtcgcaacggcactactgcacgcactatcacccccgccgccgccgccgccgccgccgccgccgcctcctcctctctcccccttcccgtacacaacaacacagccaaaaacacactcacgacccaaacataacaacatggcacgtgcatcggcgcacacccccaaccagtcaccgtcgacacaaccacacgcaaggcacggaaaaaccggcgtccttccacgttgccatcaaagcagcacaaacaaccacacaggaggaaccaccaacaactgccggccggccggcaaccaccaaacgcacattcccgctcgccaccacacacctctcggcagccgtttcgcaaagacatga
- the LOC126220927 gene encoding uncharacterized protein LOC126220927 — MHVRQHRYPYTRPPIAHSRSVFNIINGAPAARRGRSHDAAATFAPTHSRTAKQLADPPTQHSRQTKTTAAAATKQNKHLAPSVRQKTNGQAHRPLLTTTTQRHAAPFPPLSIHSARDPVVDDDTRRARFPQPTPFRHYARLHPTPVATALLHALSPPPPPPPPPPPPLSPFPYTTTQPKTHSRPKHNNMARASAHTPNQSPSTQPHARHGKRPSTLPSKQHKQPHRRNHQQLPAGRQPPNAHSRSPPHTSRQPFRKDMT, encoded by the coding sequence atgcacgtacgacaacaccgctacccgtacacaaggcctcccattgcacacagccgctctgtgttcaacatcatcaatggcgcgcccgcggctcgtcgcggtcgcagccatgacgccgccgccacttttgcaccaacacattcacgcaccgcaaaacagctcgccgacccaccgacacagcacagccgacaaacaaaaacaaccgcggcggcggcaacaaaacaaaacaaacacctcgcaccaagcgtccgacagaaaacaaacggacaggcacacaggcctctgctaacgaccacgacacagcggcacgctgcccctttcccgccactctcgattcacagcgcacgcgaccccgtcgtcgacgacgacacgcgacgggctcgcttcccgcaacctacacctttccgccactacgcacggctccacccgacgcccgtcgcaacggcactactgcacgcactatcacccccgccgccgccgccgccgccgccgcctcctcctctctcccccttcccgtacacaacaacacagccaaaaacacactcacgacccaaacataacaacatggcacgtgcatcggcgcacacccccaaccagtcaccgtcgacacaaccacacgcaaggcacggaaaacgtccttccacgttgccatcaaagcagcacaaacaaccacacaggaggaaccaccaacaactgccggccggccggcaaccaccaaacgcacattcccgctcgccaccacacacctctcggcagccgtttcgcaaagacatgacatga